DNA sequence from the Daphnia carinata strain CSIRO-1 chromosome 8, CSIRO_AGI_Dcar_HiC_V3, whole genome shotgun sequence genome:
attacCTCTCTTGATGAAGAAGACGCAGAAGGCAATGAAATAGAAACTGAGCTATTTAACGGAGTTCGGTCTACATCTCCACGAGTATATTCGACATATGGggcattctttttcttatgaaCCAGAGCCATATTATGAGTGGGCCTTGTGGCACCTTGGTTTTTCCTGGCTTCAGCATTGGCAAGTAGATCGAACAAGGGATGAAGGCGAGTTGAACCTCTGTAAATCCACTCAAACCGGTTTTCAGAGGCGAAATATATGTTGGCCAACGAGGCATCAACTGATTCTACGCGCCCTTGAAACCAATGTCCGTTCAATTCTGTTTTGACCGTCTGGCCGCGTTGTAACTTTACCATTGCACGTTCAGGATATTGTTTTAGGTAGTTAGATACAAATGAGCGAGAGTTCATGTGGATGTCGTGCCAAACATCTCGCGAACTGTGACACACCATGGTAACCTGTTGGATATCTTTTTATCGTAAATCATATCaggttaaatgaaaaaaaaggaaaataccTACAAAAATAATGTTTGTAACGTAACATTTTATATGAAAGATAAAATTTCAGTAAGTGTACCTGCTCATGTGTGCAGTACTGTGCATATCCATCATCAAAAAATATCAGGTACCGATACTGGTTCAGTGTTTTGGGTGCTTCTGCCACTACTCCAGCATAATACGAAGAGGGTTTCAGTTTCCCATCTTTGTCTTCGACATATTGTGCAACGACTCGTGACCCAACGGTTAATTGGACTGGGCTTGGCTCAGCGTATGCGAGATATTTCAATGGGAATGTTCGTGGTTTACCACCCGTATCGAAACGAATAACGTACAGCGTTTCCGGATTCTCTTTGACCTAAATAATGAGTAAATGCATCCgaaaattgttaaagaaaaactgaagtTTACCCTTATCACTCGTCCTTTTCCCCATGGAGCCAAAAGCGAAGATCTCATCGCAAAGATAGGTTGATTAACTTTGATGGGTACATGGATAAACATGCCACTGGGTGGGAGGGTGATTTGTTTGCAGATGGACGGTGACGACAATATAGCCTCAGACGTAACGGTTGTGTTGTTATGTTTCGTCACATTTCCTTGGGTATCAACGTCAATAGAATCAACAAGGAAAACTTTTGGCTCATGTGAAGAGTAAAGTTCCCTTCGGAGAGCATCCAAATTTTTCTCTAGTTTTGAATGGGACACATCTATTTCTGCCATCTTATCTTTACTTTTGCTCCACCTTTGCTCTATGAtaatggtttaaaaaatttacagcACTATACATTAACATTAGCAAATGCTTACCCAAATGTTCAAATGAAGCATCAACTTGTTCATTGAATCTATACTTCTCCATTAGATGACTTACAAACTTATCAATATCTCCCTCGACTTCCATTTCTTCAAGGCTTTCTATAGATTCTTCTGAGTAGTCTTCATCATCAATAGTAACCATTTGGTTTTTGGGTTTCTTTGGACCTAACGCTATACTCTTATGATCACACAGCATTTTTAGTAGAATATTTTGGTGATTTTCAGCATCCCTGTAGCACCTTTGGCAAACCTTTCTAACACTATGTGTTTCCACTTTAAGACCAAAATAAGCACACACAAAATATGGGGCTATCAGAAGATTTTCTGTACTTCCACAATCAGGATTAgaacacattttcaaatgtaatTTGTTCACCAGCTTATCCTCATTTCCATTGGAAGAGTGCTTCATGGTATCTTCAGAGTCATTTACACTAAACTTTTCTACGCTACACCGTTTACAATTTGATCCTTTATGACTCAAGCCACAATCATAACCCTCACTGCATTTGGCTCCTGAATTGTTAGATGAATGAGCCATTTACGAAAATTAAATTCATGGTCAATTACACCCAAAAAGGCTAGAAATACTGGGAAAGCTGATATTCACAAATGCTATGGCTAGAGAAAAGTGCGGAAGCGGACTGCGGCCTGGGGAAACTGCGGACCTTTAGCTGCAGACTGGTTCGAAAATTGCAGCAGTCGGCAGTTTACGGGTCAGCGTAAAATGCGGACGTGGACCGCGGACTGTGGACTGGAAAAACTGCGGACTTTTACCTACGGACTGTCACCAAATTTTTTACGGTAGTCCGCAGTTTATCCATACCACAACGGTCCGCAGTCCGCGTATTATACGGAAATACAGTATAGCATATGGGATACGCCTGAACAGACAGAAATGCGAAGAGAAGATTTCACAATAAAGATATCACATTTATGAGCGTGATTTAATTAAGCAACATGTTTTTAGGGGAAAATTATCAACAAGCGATGAAGCGCTATTTAAATATAAGGATGGCtgtaaaattttagttttaattaGAAGATGACCGTATGTCAAAGTAGGAtaatttttactttacgaTGACCAACCCTATTTGTGTCAAATGTGTTTATCAGTTAATAAATTACCCTGAGACAGAAACTACTATTTATTTTCGTATGTCTAATAAACAGTATGTTGATTTCATTATAATTAAGTTTCTTATGTAagtatttaataatttaaataccGATATCAGGGGTATTGTAATGGGGACCGGGTAGGCAATGGGTATTGTAATGTAAGTCCGCAAAATGCCAGTCCGCTGTTTACCCTACCCATTCCGCAATTTTCAACGGTACACGTACGAAACGGTCCGCATTTTACCATGAGAACCACaagtattttttcaaaaatttgcTGACAGTCCGCAGGTAAAAGTCCGCAGTTTTTCCCGTCCACAGTCCGCGGTCCGCGTCCGCATTTTACGCTGGCCCGCAGTTTACCCATAGCCTAACAGACGGCAGTCCGCGTGTTATACGGGGATACCGTATAGCATACCCCATAAACATTGGGGCGGGCAATTAAGCATCGTGCTTGATATGACAGATCAGATAGATCTGTGTTCTTGAAGCGATCATATTAGTTATCAAGGTacttggcaaaattttaatcgaacaaaaaaataaattattatattggtAGAATCTATTGCAATCAAATATTTCGTTGCTATAACGGCATTTTCCCTCATtgcaataacatttttttttcactattgaacgaaagatttcgttgcacTAAAAATTATTTCCCTCTATTGTAACGAAAGATTAAAACACTTCTAATACTTAGAAATTATATTATTactaataaaaattaatatgCTTTAAACATACATAGGCGTGTTACTGTGTGTGGTTGTTTATGCCTGTATAATTTTGTGTGCTATGTTTGGTATGCTAGtgtccattttttcttcttgatgtaTTAGTGTTCCTCGTGTCTTGGTTAAGATGAATTATTAAAGTACATGCTAGtctttaattattattttttagcctttttttccatccgccaaatcctttttattctttccatCCGCCTACGCCTTTCTGAGGCGTAGGCGTACTATATATGATACACTATTATTAAAATATGTTGATTATTTAgtaataattaattttataCTGTATAGTTTCTTAGTAGCAAAGGTCTTTTAATCTTTCGTTACAATAGGATGCAACAACTTTTAATGCGCCGAAATCCTTCGTTGCAATAGGTTCTATACTTATTACATTTTCTTAGGCAAAATTAAAGGATGATATCCGAAGTATTCCGAGACATAATAAACACATTACATTcatgatttgttttgattgtgcAGCAGAGCGGAAAGTTATCGACAAGTAATGAAGTGCCATTGAAGTACAAGGATGAAGGTATGTCTTAATTAGAAAATATCTGCAAGCCAAAGAAGGCAAGCTTTACGTTGCAATGATCCAACCACATGTGTGCCAAACTGCGATTTACTACAGAATTTTCAATAAACAATATGTTGCATTAATTAAAATTCTCGTTGGTTATTTAAATACTTGATAATTTTCATACCGATATAAAAGGGATCGTAATTGAGTTTGGATATGTAATGGGCATTgcaatgcaagtccgcaacaTATCGGTTGGTTATTTACCCTGCCCGATTCGCACTTTCGAATGGTAAACGTAGAAAGTGTTCCGCATTTTACTACAAAGTCcgcgaaaaaattgtcaaaaaTTTCGTACCAGTCCGCAGCTAAAAGTTCGCCGTTTATCCAGTCCGCAGTCTGCAGTCCGCCCCCGGATTTTACAATGACCTTTGGCTGTGCATATTTTGCAGAACTGTTGTTCGAATGATTTCTCTGGCGATAATCGGTAACGAGtgataataatgaaaaaaacagtcggtgaaaaatgttttgttgaaaatttggatttttgattttttaccGTTTACTTCCCTATTGTTGTTGGGTGCTACCTAGCGGATAAGAAATTTACTTTTCATGGTAAGCTTACTTTTAGGGTAAGTAAATACGAGGGCCTTGCTAAAAAGTCTCTTCAGCATTCATAGTCGTCATTAAATaatcgaataaaaatattatagGAAAATTAGAAATATTCATTACCTTGTCACGTGATCAGTAATGAAATGTCATTCTGGGTCATCCACTTTTGTTGTAGAATCCTGctcttggtaaagaagttgaggaattgttaaaatgttaagttACAAATAATTTGTTCTTCAGCCCTTCAACCTTTGCTGTAATAgcattttattaaatgaactctattagatACAACGTAGTTCATGTCCAGCTgcaattcaaattaaaataggataagaaataaatgtttagttaaccatttaaataatgaattAACACCATCGAtctttcaaatggaaaaaggaTACAAGcagacgctcttacgcaatgtATCGAAGCCTCGTTCgtcggattggaggctcatcgtccCTGTAGAAATAAGGGTGAAGGAATAGGACTATCTCTAAGAAAAAATAGGACCAGTGCCACGGAGAGATAGGGCTGTCCTAAAAGATTTTTAAAGGCAGTCATTTTTGTACCGGAGAAATAGTACTGGAAATCTTCAGTCCTAattttccagtcctatttagtttcagtcctatttcaccgccaatcaaaTACACAGATTATGAATATAGTATTTATACAATAATCGCCGTTAGTGTCCGAATGCCCACCGTTTCCAGAGCTCTTTAACAAGTCTTCTTACTCCTGCGGGGTGACCTGCctcgataaaaagaaaggagagaaaaaatcGCCAAAtattaatgaaaatttcgtCAACTGCTAATCTAAGAACGGGATATTTtgtgcaattaaaaaaaattatccccAATGATTATTGAGGAGAATGCTAGTCAACAAGCCTCTGATCATCACCTTCGTCAACACGGTGGCTTATGGCATAACCATCAGTGGTTGGCCGAATCCATTTCAAATCAGATTGGGATCACAACCAAATAGAATAAAACTTTaagcgatttaaaaaataacaaatcaa
Encoded proteins:
- the LOC130704224 gene encoding histone-lysine N-methyltransferase SETDB1-like; the encoded protein is MAHSSNNSGAKCSEGYDCGLSHKGSNCKRCSVEKFSVNDSEDTMKHSSNGNEDKLVNKLHLKMCSNPDCGSTENLLIAPYFVCAYFGLKVETHSVRKVCQRCYRDAENHQNILLKMLCDHKSIALGPKKPKNQMVTIDDEDYSEESIESLEEMEVEGDIDKFVSHLMEKYRFNEQVDASFEHLEQRWSKSKDKMAEIDVSHSKLEKNLDALRRELYSSHEPKVFLVDSIDVDTQGNVTKHNNTTVTSEAILSSPSICKQITLPPSGMFIHVPIKVNQPIFAMRSSLLAPWGKGRVIRVKENPETLYVIRFDTGGKPRTFPLKYLAYAEPSPVQLTVGSRVVAQYVEDKDGKLKPSSYYAGVVAEAPKTLNQYRYLIFFDDGYAQYCTHEQVTMVCHSSRDVWHDIHMNSRSFVSNYLKQYPERAMVKLQRGQTVKTELNGHWFQGRVESVDASLANIYFASENRFEWIYRGSTRLHPLFDLLANAEARKNQGATRPTHNMALVHKKKNAPYVEYTRGDVDRTPLNSSVSISLPSASSSSRENVVRAVARKSTSKIFKPLSVSPSTSHRMDDVTVNAEHKGRFRARPNETYQHVDFEPHQCGSKCVEDYPYADGDKKNLNPLSIPMSCGWSREVAKQRHGERLSIIYRAPCGRRMRNMDEVHRYLRLTESELGVDLFCFDNFVHCFTEFEPEVVYSKINDITYGKENVRVSCVNSIDRSNPEYVEYCTERIPREDVNLNLDPNFLVCCDCTDDCQNKEKCQCWQLTITATSWGPSGKIDPNAGYQYRRLMQNVVTGVYECNSRCSCRKTCINRVAQRPLHLRLQLFRTERRGWGIRCLDDIPKGQFICVYAGQLLTEQEANVDGKQFGDEYLAELDLIESIEQAKDGYESEVDIDIDYCSDISQSSSSGNSVGSSDISESKSSVPAENGINDSACSEAMSPPTLPSTVARLVKKDDCQKKTRELYGPNEHCYVMDAKSTGNIGRYLNHCCKPNVFVQNIFVDTQDLRFPWVGFFAHVFIRAGTELTWDYSYQVDSVPDKKLFCHCGAKECRGRLL